In Acidobacteriota bacterium, one genomic interval encodes:
- a CDS encoding sigma-54-dependent Fis family transcriptional regulator, giving the protein MSAEILLVEDRESLRAMLAETLTNEGYSVEAVATGEEAVRRLGEGRRYGLVLTDLKMPGADGIAVLKAAVAGDPSVPVVVLTGFGTVETAVTAMKSGAADFLSKPVDPDLLLLLVERHVRARRSAVARVLLAEEAGLAGMPQIVGSSRALAEALERVRHAAPSDVTVLLTGESGTGKELFARALHALSPRAPGPFVAVNVAALPESLVENELFGHERGAYTGATERRAGRFELADGGTLFLDEIGELPPAAQTKLLRVVEERTFLRVGGTVPITVDVRLVAATNRDLAQRVKSGAFREDLFYRLDVFPVHLPPLRTRPEDIPALVKTFGAAAARQVKKRDLAFSPGALERLAAHDWPGNVRELRNVIERAVLLAPGEVVRPADIVVGLPGESAVPHPSLDGTLEEAAERWKRAGEAARIRRALDETGGDKARAAEELGVNVRRLVQRMKELGL; this is encoded by the coding sequence ATGAGCGCGGAGATCCTGCTCGTCGAGGACCGCGAGTCGCTGCGCGCGATGCTCGCCGAGACCCTCACGAACGAGGGCTACTCGGTGGAGGCCGTCGCGACCGGCGAGGAGGCCGTCCGCCGGCTCGGCGAGGGCCGCCGCTACGGCCTCGTCCTGACGGACCTGAAGATGCCCGGAGCCGACGGCATCGCCGTCCTCAAGGCCGCCGTCGCGGGGGACCCGTCCGTCCCGGTCGTCGTCCTCACGGGCTTCGGGACGGTCGAGACCGCGGTCACGGCGATGAAGAGCGGCGCGGCCGACTTCCTGAGTAAGCCCGTCGACCCGGACCTCCTGCTTCTCCTCGTCGAGCGCCACGTGCGGGCGCGCCGGTCGGCGGTCGCGCGCGTCCTGCTCGCCGAGGAGGCCGGGCTCGCGGGCATGCCGCAGATCGTCGGGTCCTCGCGCGCGCTCGCCGAGGCGCTCGAGCGCGTGCGGCACGCCGCGCCGTCCGACGTCACCGTCCTCCTCACGGGGGAGTCGGGCACGGGCAAGGAGCTCTTTGCCCGCGCGCTCCACGCGCTCTCGCCGCGCGCGCCCGGGCCGTTCGTCGCCGTGAACGTCGCCGCGCTGCCGGAGAGCCTCGTCGAAAACGAGCTCTTCGGGCACGAGCGCGGCGCCTACACGGGAGCGACGGAGCGCCGGGCCGGGCGCTTCGAGCTCGCGGACGGCGGGACGCTCTTTCTCGACGAGATCGGGGAGCTCCCGCCCGCCGCCCAGACGAAGCTCCTGCGGGTCGTGGAGGAGCGCACGTTCCTGCGCGTCGGCGGGACGGTCCCCATCACCGTGGACGTGCGGCTCGTCGCCGCGACGAACCGCGACCTCGCCCAGCGCGTGAAGAGCGGCGCCTTCCGCGAAGACCTGTTCTACCGCCTCGACGTCTTCCCCGTGCATCTCCCGCCGCTGCGCACGCGGCCCGAGGACATCCCGGCGCTCGTGAAGACCTTCGGGGCGGCGGCCGCGCGGCAGGTGAAGAAGCGCGACCTCGCGTTCTCCCCGGGCGCCCTCGAGAGGCTCGCGGCGCACGACTGGCCCGGCAACGTGCGGGAGCTGCGCAACGTGATCGAGCGCGCCGTGCTGCTCGCGCCGGGCGAGGTCGTGCGGCCCGCCGACATCGTCGTGGGCCTGCCGGGCGAGAGCGCGGTTCCGCATCCATCCCTCGACGGGACGCTCGAGGAGGCCGCCGAGCGCTGGAAGCGCGCGGGCGAGGCCGCCCGGATCCGGCGCGCGCTGGACGAGACGGGCGGCGACAAGGCGCGCGCGGCCGAAGAGCTGGGCGTCAACGTGCGCCGCCTCGTGCAGCGGATGAAGGAGCTGGGGCTCTAG
- the selA gene encoding L-seryl-tRNA(Sec) selenium transferase, which translates to MDSGPRPPSMDRLLESPSGRALSGRHGRERAKAALREAAARWREAPGGDPLEEILQGAAARLAARRPPGPARVLNATGVLLHTNLGRAPLAAAAVEAAARAAGFSTLEFDLATGERGRRGEHVRPLLLELFAPGRTDVDALAVTNAAAALLLALDTLANGKPVAVSRGELVAIGGDFRVPSILGKSGASLLEVGTTNKTTLSDYADALDAGAAAILKVRPSNYRIVGFTEDVTLEALSALARPRGVFLVYDAGAGAPRRFEEPGLADEPVPLDALDAGADLVCFSGDKVLGGPQAGILLGRAELVARCAKNPLARALRPDKLVLGALAATLDLHLSGRSGDVPFFRMLGASLDSLRLRAGRLAERARACGFDAEAVASTAIAGGGAGAESTLPSAAVALRRPGLAADALAAALRALALPVVARIEDGRVLLDLRSVAEEEDAELGEALASVSG; encoded by the coding sequence ATGGACTCCGGCCCGCGGCCGCCCTCGATGGACCGGCTTCTCGAGAGCCCGTCCGGCCGCGCCCTCTCCGGGCGGCACGGCCGCGAGCGCGCCAAGGCCGCCCTGCGCGAGGCGGCCGCCCGCTGGCGCGAGGCGCCGGGCGGAGACCCGCTCGAGGAGATCCTGCAGGGCGCCGCCGCGCGTCTCGCGGCCCGGCGCCCGCCGGGGCCGGCGCGCGTCCTGAACGCCACCGGCGTCCTCCTCCACACGAACCTCGGGCGCGCCCCGCTGGCCGCGGCTGCCGTCGAGGCCGCCGCGCGCGCCGCGGGTTTCTCGACGCTGGAATTCGACCTCGCGACCGGCGAACGCGGGCGGCGCGGCGAGCACGTCCGTCCGCTGCTCCTCGAGCTCTTCGCGCCGGGGCGGACGGACGTCGACGCCCTCGCCGTCACGAACGCGGCCGCCGCGCTCCTTCTCGCCCTCGACACGCTCGCGAACGGAAAACCCGTGGCCGTTTCGCGCGGCGAGCTCGTCGCGATCGGCGGCGACTTCCGCGTGCCGTCGATCCTCGGAAAGAGCGGGGCCTCGCTCCTCGAGGTCGGGACGACGAACAAGACCACTCTCTCGGACTACGCCGACGCGCTCGACGCGGGCGCCGCGGCCATCCTCAAGGTGCGCCCCTCGAACTACCGGATCGTCGGCTTCACGGAGGACGTCACTCTCGAGGCGCTCTCCGCGCTCGCCCGCCCGCGGGGCGTGTTCCTCGTGTACGACGCGGGCGCGGGCGCGCCGCGCCGCTTCGAGGAGCCGGGCCTCGCGGACGAGCCGGTGCCTCTCGACGCGCTCGACGCCGGCGCCGACCTCGTGTGCTTCTCGGGCGACAAGGTCCTCGGCGGCCCGCAGGCCGGGATCCTCCTCGGCCGCGCGGAGCTCGTCGCGCGCTGTGCGAAGAACCCGCTCGCGCGCGCCCTCCGCCCGGACAAGCTCGTCCTCGGCGCGCTCGCCGCCACGCTCGATCTCCACCTCTCAGGCCGGAGCGGCGACGTCCCGTTCTTCCGGATGCTCGGAGCTTCCCTGGATTCCCTGCGCCTCCGCGCCGGCCGGCTGGCGGAACGGGCGCGAGCCTGCGGCTTCGACGCCGAGGCCGTCGCGTCGACCGCGATCGCCGGAGGCGGCGCGGGGGCGGAGTCGACCCTGCCCTCCGCGGCCGTCGCGCTGCGCCGGCCGGGGCTCGCGGCCGACGCCCTCGCCGCGGCCCTGCGCGCCCTCGCCCTGCCCGTCGTCGCGCGAATCGAGGACGGCCGCGTCCTCCTCGACCTGAGGAGCGTCGCCGAGGAGGAGGACGCGGAGCTCGGTGAGGCCCTCGCGTCCGTGTCCGGCTAG
- a CDS encoding tetratricopeptide repeat protein, with protein sequence MMLARFLRPAAVLLFALAIPAAAKDVYRAFLDPGIPQHKATLDILARLEATPNDASLHNDLGCLIARDGFWRDALREFETAQKLDKKDGRAPYNAGLVQTTRGEWGSARSSFKTAVDRDPGNWPAWWMLGFSEEKLGNAGAATQAYARSLRVDTSLFDVKRNPYALQSRLKSRVLLETFDARFARAALPSTEQLAHPDVLTSFQSGRVAVTAAPGPVVAEEAHGRTAVPAGPGGGPATVAAPAGGGAVVTSVPPVSSSRPAAPAAPLVSAPAAPARSSGLEEAPPWFPQTSPAGPAPAKTPRPASNPDPGGTTTPAPPPPPGPGVG encoded by the coding sequence ATGATGCTCGCCCGCTTCCTGCGTCCCGCCGCCGTTCTCCTCTTCGCGCTCGCGATCCCCGCGGCGGCCAAGGACGTCTACAGGGCTTTCCTCGACCCTGGAATTCCGCAGCACAAGGCCACGCTCGACATCCTCGCGCGCCTCGAGGCGACGCCGAACGACGCGTCGCTGCACAACGACCTCGGCTGTCTGATCGCGCGGGACGGCTTCTGGCGCGACGCGCTGCGCGAATTCGAGACGGCGCAGAAGCTCGACAAGAAGGACGGCCGTGCGCCGTACAACGCGGGGCTCGTCCAGACGACGCGCGGGGAGTGGGGCTCGGCGCGGTCGTCCTTCAAGACGGCGGTCGATCGCGATCCGGGCAACTGGCCCGCGTGGTGGATGCTGGGGTTTTCCGAGGAAAAGCTGGGGAACGCCGGCGCGGCCACGCAGGCCTACGCGCGCTCGCTGCGCGTCGACACGTCGCTCTTCGACGTGAAGCGGAATCCCTACGCGTTGCAGTCGCGCCTGAAGTCGCGCGTTCTGCTCGAGACGTTCGACGCGCGGTTCGCGCGCGCCGCGCTCCCGTCGACAGAGCAGCTCGCGCATCCGGATGTCCTGACGTCGTTCCAGTCCGGCCGCGTCGCGGTCACGGCGGCGCCGGGTCCGGTCGTGGCCGAGGAGGCGCACGGGCGGACCGCGGTCCCGGCGGGCCCGGGCGGCGGACCCGCGACCGTCGCCGCACCGGCCGGAGGCGGAGCGGTCGTCACGTCGGTTCCGCCCGTGAGCTCCAGCCGTCCGGCCGCTCCGGCCGCGCCGCTGGTCAGCGCTCCTGCGGCCCCGGCCCGGTCCAGCGGCCTCGAGGAGGCCCCGCCCTGGTTCCCGCAGACGTCGCCGGCCGGTCCCGCTCCGGCCAAGACGCCGCGTCCCGCCTCGAATCCCGATCCCGGCGGCACGACGACGCCCGCGCCGCCGCCCCCTCCGGGCCCCGGCGTCGGCTGA
- a CDS encoding TldD/PmbA family protein — protein MTAPPDTLFEEVLAAASASAHDGEGGEVYERRGTALELVEDEHSLHASVSSERGFAVRLFRSGRTSFAASGAGTAKSLPAEARLLLSRSRTRRGARPAPAVPGAAPPEFLAPPARPDEVAARGLLVAFRRALGAASDGAVLLGEAALTLGARTERVATTAGRDVSFGSASATLVATVSARTGAGRASARVVAAAARPEELGLARLAHHAVDRVLLPLRGRPLDPGRWDLLLDPLVAAPIVARLAPAFFGEEEDGFLAARTRDGRDAFAAPALTLVDDASAPGGPTRTTHDGEGTPQGRTVVLERGRLAARLTDVAAAQRLGAEATGNAFRRAFSEPPAIGVTNFFADPSSGVPPLDLLRSLARGFYAAVLLSRPQLDLAADRFRLHAAGYWVEKGRATDAVSETLLSGRLSELLRGIEAVGDDLKFIPAAGGGAGSPTLFVPKWKG, from the coding sequence GTGACGGCGCCGCCCGACACCCTGTTCGAGGAGGTGCTCGCCGCGGCATCCGCGTCCGCGCACGACGGCGAGGGCGGGGAGGTCTACGAGCGCCGCGGGACCGCGCTCGAGCTCGTCGAGGACGAGCACAGCCTCCACGCGAGCGTCTCGTCCGAGCGCGGCTTCGCCGTGCGCCTGTTCCGCTCCGGCCGCACGTCGTTCGCGGCGTCCGGCGCCGGGACCGCGAAGTCCCTGCCTGCCGAGGCGCGCCTTCTCCTCTCGCGCTCGCGCACGCGCCGCGGCGCGCGCCCCGCTCCCGCCGTCCCGGGAGCCGCGCCTCCGGAATTCCTCGCGCCGCCGGCGCGCCCCGACGAGGTCGCCGCGCGCGGACTGCTCGTCGCGTTCCGCCGCGCTCTCGGCGCCGCGAGCGACGGGGCGGTTCTCCTCGGCGAGGCGGCGCTCACGCTCGGCGCGCGGACCGAGCGCGTCGCGACGACGGCCGGACGCGACGTCTCTTTCGGAAGCGCGTCCGCGACGCTCGTGGCAACCGTGTCGGCGCGCACGGGGGCGGGCCGCGCGTCCGCGCGGGTCGTGGCGGCCGCCGCGCGTCCCGAGGAACTCGGCCTCGCGCGCCTCGCCCACCACGCGGTCGACCGCGTCCTGCTTCCCCTGAGGGGCCGCCCTCTCGACCCGGGCCGCTGGGACCTCCTCCTCGACCCGCTCGTGGCCGCGCCGATCGTCGCGCGCCTCGCGCCCGCGTTCTTCGGCGAGGAGGAGGACGGCTTCCTCGCCGCGCGCACGCGCGACGGGCGCGACGCGTTCGCGGCTCCGGCCCTGACGCTCGTGGACGACGCGTCCGCGCCGGGCGGCCCGACGCGGACGACGCACGACGGGGAGGGAACGCCCCAGGGACGCACCGTCGTCCTCGAGCGCGGCCGTCTCGCGGCCCGCCTCACCGACGTCGCGGCCGCCCAGCGCCTCGGCGCCGAAGCCACGGGCAACGCCTTCCGGCGCGCGTTCTCCGAGCCCCCGGCGATCGGCGTCACGAACTTCTTCGCCGACCCGTCCTCGGGAGTCCCGCCGCTCGACCTCCTGCGCTCGCTCGCGCGCGGCTTCTATGCCGCGGTGCTCCTCTCGCGCCCCCAGTTGGACCTCGCCGCGGACCGCTTCCGCCTGCACGCCGCGGGCTACTGGGTCGAGAAAGGCCGGGCGACGGACGCCGTCTCCGAGACGCTTCTCTCGGGCCGCCTCTCGGAGCTGCTGCGCGGGATCGAGGCCGTCGGAGACGACCTGAAATTCATCCCGGCCGCCGGCGGCGGCGCGGGATCCCCGACACTCTTCGTCCCGAAGTGGAAGGGCTGA
- a CDS encoding TldD/PmbA family protein — translation MSDAVTVFREDAEDAVRIVSGMLRRGEGGEAFRERRRAIAWSATEAGLQSPAIVEESGTAVRVTHGKDSLLVAAGGDGPEALRVVVREAARRAGGAPFFKTKAAPPRAEGRGPSGPDEEGRATLIASALARALPDPRGLSMTLAIARVTVSRAVVTARGFVACGEATRLEATGVLRRTGATRSFAFQSSAPFGSACDALSRALAEATRPVPAHRAPEGKVDVVLSPEAASVFWHEAVGHPLEAEGGERTSVLTRVARASVAPPGYFVTSDPTRRELPGSYLADDEGTPARPVPLLEDGRVAGVLTDRRTAGAETNGHGRCGDFRRPPRPRLSALTVSGGRASRDELLDACGGGLYVREISAGHTDPESGRFSLFVESADLVRRGRLGAAVAPFVLTSDVLTALRNLWGEPGEVSAPASGLGLCVKRGEPLPVGGASPAILLRGLTAVPGRP, via the coding sequence TTGAGCGACGCCGTCACGGTCTTCCGCGAGGACGCGGAGGACGCCGTCCGCATCGTCTCGGGGATGCTCCGCCGCGGCGAAGGGGGCGAGGCGTTCCGCGAGCGCCGCCGCGCGATCGCGTGGAGCGCGACGGAGGCCGGGCTCCAGTCGCCCGCGATCGTCGAGGAGAGCGGCACCGCCGTGCGCGTGACGCACGGGAAGGATTCCCTTCTCGTCGCGGCAGGCGGCGACGGACCCGAGGCGCTGAGGGTGGTCGTGCGCGAGGCGGCCCGCCGCGCGGGCGGCGCGCCGTTCTTCAAGACGAAGGCCGCGCCGCCGCGCGCGGAAGGCCGCGGCCCTTCCGGCCCCGACGAGGAAGGGCGCGCGACCTTGATCGCGTCCGCGCTCGCTCGCGCCCTGCCGGACCCTCGCGGCCTTTCGATGACGCTCGCGATCGCCCGCGTCACGGTCTCGCGCGCCGTCGTGACGGCGCGAGGCTTCGTGGCCTGCGGCGAAGCGACGCGCCTCGAGGCGACGGGCGTCCTCAGGCGGACGGGCGCGACCCGCTCGTTCGCGTTCCAGTCCTCGGCGCCGTTCGGCTCGGCCTGCGATGCGCTTTCCCGCGCCCTCGCGGAGGCGACGCGCCCCGTGCCCGCGCACCGCGCGCCGGAGGGAAAAGTCGACGTCGTGCTCTCGCCGGAGGCGGCCTCCGTGTTCTGGCACGAGGCGGTCGGTCATCCCCTCGAGGCCGAGGGCGGCGAGCGCACGTCGGTCCTCACGCGCGTCGCGCGCGCCTCCGTCGCGCCACCCGGATATTTCGTGACGTCCGACCCGACGCGCCGCGAGCTGCCCGGCTCGTATCTCGCCGACGACGAGGGCACGCCCGCGCGCCCCGTGCCGCTCCTCGAGGACGGCCGCGTGGCGGGCGTGCTGACGGATCGGCGCACCGCAGGCGCCGAGACGAACGGCCACGGCCGCTGCGGAGACTTCCGCCGACCGCCGCGCCCGCGCCTCTCGGCGCTCACCGTGTCCGGAGGGCGCGCGAGCCGCGACGAGCTTCTCGACGCCTGCGGCGGCGGCCTCTACGTGCGCGAGATCTCCGCGGGGCACACCGATCCGGAGTCCGGGCGGTTCTCGCTGTTCGTCGAGAGCGCCGACCTCGTGCGCCGCGGCCGCCTCGGCGCCGCCGTCGCGCCATTCGTCCTCACCTCCGACGTGCTGACGGCGCTGCGCAATCTCTGGGGCGAGCCCGGCGAGGTCTCTGCGCCCGCGAGCGGCCTCGGCCTCTGCGTCAAGCGGGGCGAGCCGCTGCCCGTCGGGGGCGCCTCCCCCGCGATCCTCCTGCGCGGCCTCACGGCCGTTCCGGGCCGGCCGTGA
- a CDS encoding DUF507 family protein: MALSDARLAAQAAYVARRILSEGLVKTAAAAELRRALEASLVEDRDRERALDDEVKKILAQNAATIRGAGVDYAEMFRKAKKMLAAQKKIPL; this comes from the coding sequence ATGGCCTTGTCAGACGCCCGGCTGGCCGCGCAGGCAGCCTACGTGGCGCGCCGCATCCTTTCCGAGGGGCTCGTGAAGACGGCCGCGGCCGCGGAGCTGCGCCGGGCGCTCGAGGCCTCCCTCGTGGAGGACCGCGACCGCGAGCGGGCGCTGGACGACGAAGTGAAGAAGATCCTCGCGCAGAACGCGGCGACGATCCGCGGCGCGGGTGTGGACTACGCGGAGATGTTCCGGAAGGCGAAGAAGATGCTCGCCGCCCAGAAGAAGATCCCGCTGTAA
- a CDS encoding acyl-CoA carboxylase subunit beta gives MTRSIDERLATLDSLREKSRLGGGAERREKQHKAGKLTARERVELLGDPGSFDEIDPFVVHRARDFGMDDPSNEIPGDGVVAGSVRVEGRPVFVFAQDFTVFGGSLSETNAAKICKLMDLAMKVGAPLVGLNDSGGARIQEGVVSLGGYADIFLRNTLASGVVPQISAILGPCAGGAVYSPAITDFVLMTRGTSSMFVTGPDVIKTVTHEDVTKEALGGADTHASVSGVAHVVADSDADCLNRIRTLLGFFPSNNQEDPPKRENGDPVDREDPELDRVVPPSPNQPYDMIGLIKRIVDDGELFEIHADYAKNIVVGFARLGGKPVGIVANQPDHLAGVLDIDASVKGARFVRFCDAFNIPLVTFEDVPGFLPGTKQEFGGIIRHGAKLLYAFAEATVPKLTVITRKAYGGAYCVMSSKHLRTDFNYAWPTAEIAVMGAEGAVNILYHRELAASKHPAEARAEKIAEYEEAFANPYVAARRGYVDDVIAPRTTRPRLIRALDLLGNKREVMPQKKHGNIPL, from the coding sequence ATGACGCGGTCGATCGACGAACGGCTCGCGACGCTCGATTCCCTGAGAGAGAAGTCGCGGCTCGGAGGCGGCGCGGAGCGCCGCGAGAAGCAGCATAAGGCCGGCAAGCTCACGGCGCGCGAGCGGGTCGAGCTCCTCGGGGACCCCGGCTCCTTCGATGAAATCGACCCCTTCGTCGTCCACCGCGCCCGCGACTTCGGGATGGACGACCCCTCGAACGAGATTCCGGGCGACGGCGTCGTCGCGGGCTCCGTGCGCGTCGAAGGCCGGCCCGTCTTCGTGTTCGCCCAGGACTTCACGGTTTTCGGCGGATCTCTGTCCGAGACGAACGCCGCGAAGATCTGCAAGCTCATGGACCTCGCGATGAAGGTCGGAGCGCCCCTCGTCGGCCTCAACGACTCGGGCGGCGCGCGCATTCAGGAAGGCGTCGTCTCCCTCGGTGGCTACGCGGACATCTTCCTGCGCAACACGCTGGCGTCGGGCGTCGTTCCCCAGATCAGCGCGATCCTCGGCCCCTGCGCGGGCGGCGCCGTCTACTCGCCCGCGATCACGGACTTCGTCCTCATGACGCGCGGGACGAGCTCGATGTTCGTGACCGGGCCCGACGTCATCAAGACCGTCACGCACGAGGACGTCACGAAGGAGGCGCTCGGCGGCGCCGACACGCACGCGTCCGTCTCCGGCGTCGCGCACGTCGTCGCGGACTCCGACGCGGACTGCCTGAACCGCATCCGTACGCTCCTCGGCTTCTTTCCGTCGAACAACCAGGAAGACCCGCCGAAGCGCGAGAACGGCGACCCCGTCGACCGCGAGGACCCCGAGCTCGACCGCGTCGTGCCGCCTTCGCCGAACCAGCCGTACGACATGATCGGGCTCATCAAGCGCATCGTGGACGACGGGGAGCTCTTCGAGATCCACGCCGACTACGCGAAGAACATCGTCGTCGGCTTCGCGCGCCTCGGCGGCAAGCCCGTCGGAATCGTCGCGAACCAGCCGGACCACCTCGCGGGCGTCCTCGACATCGACGCCTCCGTGAAGGGCGCGCGCTTCGTGCGCTTCTGCGACGCCTTCAACATCCCGCTCGTCACCTTCGAGGACGTCCCGGGCTTCCTCCCGGGCACGAAGCAGGAGTTCGGCGGGATCATCCGCCACGGCGCCAAGCTCCTCTACGCGTTCGCCGAGGCGACGGTCCCGAAGCTCACGGTCATCACGCGCAAGGCGTACGGCGGCGCCTACTGCGTCATGTCGTCCAAGCACCTCCGGACGGACTTCAACTACGCGTGGCCGACGGCCGAGATCGCCGTCATGGGCGCCGAGGGCGCCGTGAACATCCTCTATCACCGCGAGCTCGCGGCCTCGAAGCACCCGGCCGAGGCGCGGGCCGAGAAGATCGCCGAGTACGAGGAGGCCTTCGCGAACCCTTACGTCGCGGCGCGGCGCGGCTACGTCGACGACGTCATCGCGCCGCGAACGACGCGGCCGCGCCTCATCCGCGCCCTGGACCTCCTCGGAAACAAGCGCGAGGTCATGCCGCAGAAAAAGCACGGAAATATTCCGCTATGA
- a CDS encoding acetyl-CoA carboxylase biotin carboxyl carrier protein subunit, translated as MRVRIGAVTFEFDLLDELTARALLATGGRTVRRAKHVAAAMPGRVLRVLVAVGDAVTAGQPLVVLEAMKMENEVKSPQDGVISGIAVAAGQPVNAGEVLVRFASDPA; from the coding sequence ATGCGCGTGCGCATCGGCGCCGTCACGTTCGAGTTCGACCTCCTCGACGAGCTCACGGCGCGGGCCCTCCTTGCGACCGGAGGCCGCACCGTGCGCAGGGCCAAGCACGTCGCGGCCGCGATGCCGGGCCGTGTTCTGCGCGTCCTCGTCGCCGTGGGAGACGCGGTCACGGCGGGCCAGCCGCTCGTCGTCCTCGAGGCCATGAAGATGGAAAACGAGGTCAAGTCGCCGCAGGACGGCGTCATCTCCGGGATCGCCGTCGCGGCGGGGCAGCCCGTCAACGCGGGCGAGGTCCTCGTCCGGTTCGCGTCGGACCCGGCCTGA
- a CDS encoding DsbA family protein: MKTTARIAAALLFAFGLSCHAAQTAPPAAAAKPAAAKADPLTEWAGGLFAWGAGQTTLEEITTVKIPGTRIFLAKRAYTVDPGMNDQAHLFVEDGKVLIGDIFYDEDRAKNPGPVRTDSDLTSMRGKLKQLLVGGFSVALDPARDRKNWKGVTVRTDTGYGSTPMSAYIKADDGTLLVLGRWWDRNRPIAEQRREVIKLTGVPMTGPADAKVTIVEYSDMQCGFCKKRTADFDALVSKLGKELKIKRYLKSFPLTGIHPWAFRAASAGRCFFDLQGADSFFRWKAQVYAKQDELSVAGVDAFAIDFAYANDIKDQDFRACYLQAKSNDKIHADLNEGWALRVRSTPSYYIDGVLVSWFSDNLMEEFLRTTYLGGKGLPLPAAPAAAPAAAPKH; the protein is encoded by the coding sequence ATGAAGACGACCGCCCGAATTGCCGCCGCGCTCCTCTTCGCTTTCGGTCTCTCGTGTCACGCCGCCCAGACCGCGCCGCCGGCAGCAGCCGCCAAGCCGGCCGCCGCGAAGGCCGATCCGCTGACGGAGTGGGCCGGCGGGCTCTTCGCCTGGGGCGCCGGCCAGACCACGCTCGAGGAGATCACGACGGTCAAGATCCCGGGCACGCGGATCTTCCTCGCGAAGCGGGCCTACACGGTCGACCCGGGGATGAACGACCAGGCGCATCTTTTCGTCGAGGACGGCAAGGTCCTGATCGGCGACATCTTCTACGACGAGGACCGCGCGAAGAACCCGGGGCCGGTCCGCACGGACTCCGACCTCACGAGCATGCGCGGCAAGCTGAAGCAGCTCCTCGTCGGCGGCTTCTCGGTCGCGCTCGATCCGGCCCGCGACCGGAAGAACTGGAAGGGCGTGACGGTGCGGACGGACACGGGCTACGGGTCCACTCCGATGAGCGCCTACATCAAGGCGGACGACGGCACGCTGCTCGTCCTCGGCCGGTGGTGGGATCGCAACCGCCCGATCGCGGAGCAGCGGCGCGAGGTGATCAAGCTGACAGGCGTCCCGATGACCGGGCCGGCCGACGCCAAGGTCACGATCGTGGAGTATTCCGACATGCAGTGCGGCTTCTGCAAGAAGCGGACGGCGGACTTCGACGCCCTCGTCTCGAAGCTCGGGAAGGAGCTGAAGATCAAGCGGTACCTCAAGTCGTTCCCGCTGACGGGCATCCACCCCTGGGCCTTCCGCGCGGCCTCGGCGGGGCGCTGCTTCTTCGATCTGCAGGGCGCCGACTCGTTCTTCCGCTGGAAGGCGCAGGTCTACGCGAAGCAGGACGAGCTCTCGGTGGCGGGAGTCGACGCGTTCGCCATCGACTTCGCGTATGCGAACGACATCAAGGACCAGGATTTCCGCGCGTGCTACCTGCAGGCGAAGTCGAACGACAAGATCCACGCGGATCTGAACGAGGGCTGGGCCCTGCGCGTGCGGTCGACGCCGAGCTACTACATCGACGGCGTGCTCGTGTCGTGGTTCTCCGACAACCTCATGGAGGAGTTTCTCCGCACGACGTACCTCGGCGGCAAGGGCCTCCCGCTTCCGGCGGCGCCGGCGGCGGCTCCCGCCGCCGCCCCGAAGCACTAG